In the Cryptococcus neoformans var. neoformans JEC21 chromosome 1, complete sequence genome, one interval contains:
- a CDS encoding expressed protein, translated as MSPQRGHPAHDAQTSRSSSRRSGATRVRRGANGSACDQCRKRKIRCTGETPACARCIRLNKECRYAEGSSSAIAQTASYLEELQNQIRDLEARRSALRSLSPLNTARETVLPSDGGHHIDDARVHQHDQSYNRNHYQHAMSMNISHVESQERYRPTADMSNRSAELTRQTTTSSPTVSWDHHEPLRTQTHVPTSYSTTHSQNQHIDSTLNRGSQPTSPPLTTAQPTTTLDSDGPSPRYEAISTTYPKPHDRPLPSNDQILLDLPTDLGVVSILEQSSSTQIPLSSRITSLIRINRDILPPAENVWFLIAHFEDFISAAFPIFHIPTLRVWVDNVCFKGEPVEAEIACSVLLVLAVSATSLARGSPCEYLKNRAASLWEYGQKFLPPVFLPPIDEQRGLLRVQVMLIRLQYVLYNPNAGNVWGLSGAAVRASVDLGLHHESRLRGNSRTAIETDIRRRVFWIAYSCDRDLGMALGRPPAIQDEWVTAEFPSDLDDSLITIDGLLPGPPSPAKQTAIHLFRIRKLQSSIIFRLYASGQTVRNPTNEWLTDIQHLIEEWNDQKPRGRGFCSDEWLLLCYHQTTTLLHRPCPGNPTPSRDSLGKVLQGSSATMRLYKEVYRNGRISFGWLSMYHLFISGVTYLNSLWQGYRNGWRLVPSYIDALLDMQVCTSVMEGLAALTPGTVSIRNTWEAVSERMIRQLSSHAPWDLLSRPSSPNGPNNHSSHIDSSIPLSDSSETWQAARGEGANSAMSMPNDNSGGSGTLGGGGNAMNGLMGMENPFDPFLLHPLGELSNDDWARAVASVFGPMDSTAELPFN; from the exons ATGAGTCCGCAGCGCGGTCATCCCGCTCATGATGCTCAGACCTCACGGTCGTCCTCAAGACGGAGTGGCGCAACGCGAGTCAGAAGAGGAGCCAACGGTTCAGCATGCGATCAGTGTAGGAAACGCAAGATTAGG TGTACTGGCGAAACACCTGCTTGTGCACGATGTATCAGGTTGAACAAAGAATGTCGATACGCAGAAGGGAGTTCCAGTGCTATTGCGCAAACGGCCTC GTACTTGGAAGAGCTGCAGAATCAAATACGGGATCTGGAAGCTAGACGAAGCGCTTTGCGATCTCTCTCTCCGTTGAACACCGCGAGGGAAACGGTTCTTCCCAGTGATGGAGGGCATCATATCGACGATGCTCGCGTTCATCAACATGACCAATCATACAATAGGAACCATTACCAACATGCAATGTCGATGAATATCAGTCATGTGGAATCACAAGAGCGATATCGACCGACTGCTGATATGTCTAACCGAAGCGCCGAATTAACGCGGCAAACGACGACCTCTTCGCCTACCGTTTCTTGGGACCATCACGAGCCGTTACGAACCCAAACGCATGTTCCTACTTCATACTCGACAACACATTCTCAAAACCAACACATCGATTCGACCTTAAATCGGGGTTCTCAACCGACATCTCCTCCGCTTACGACTGCACAACCTACCACCACCCTTGACTCCGATGGGCCATCACCGCGTTACGAAGCTATTTCCACCACCTATCCAAAACCTCATGACAGACCACTCCCATCCAACGACCAAATTCTCCTCGACCTACCTACTGACCTCGGCGTTGTGTCGATCCTAGAGCAGAGCTCATCCACTCAGATACCCTTATCCTCTCGGATCACCTCCCTAATCCGCATCAATCGTGACATCCTCCCACCAGCGGAGAACGTCTGGTTCCTCATTGCCCATTTCGAGGATTTTATCTCGGCGGCCTTCCCAATCTTTCATATTCCTACATTGCGGGTCTGGGTAGATAACGTCTGTTTCAAGGGAGAACCGGTGGAAGCAGAAATTGCTTGTTCGGTCCTGT TGGTCCTGGCTGTTTCCGCGACTTCGCTCGCGCGCGGGTCACCTTGTGAATATCTCAAAAACCGCGCTGCGT CTCTTTGGGAATACGGGCAAAAA TTTCTTCCACctgttttccttcctccaatAGATGAACAGCGGGGCCTGCTTAGAGTCCAAGTCATGCTGATTCGACTCCAGTATGTCCTTTACAATCCTAACGCTGGCA ATGTATGGGGTTTGTCTGGGGCAGCAGTTCGAGCATCTGTAGATCTCGGTTTGCATCATGAGAGCAGGCTGAGGGGGAATAGCCGGACGGCAATCGAGACGGATATCAGAAGGAGGGTGTTCTGGAT CGCGTACAGCTGCGATCGTGATCTGGGCATGGCGTTGGGTCGTCCACCAGCGATTCAAGATGAATGGGTTACGGCCGAA TTTCCATCGGATCTAGACGACTCGCTCATCACGATTGACGGCCTCTTACCCGGTCCGCCGTCCCCAGCCAAACAAACCGCCATACATCTCTTCCGCATTCGGAAACTCCAATCATCTATCATTTTCCGATTATACGCTTCTGGGCAGACGGTGCGGAATCCTACCAATGAGTGGTTGACCGATATTCAACATTTGATCGAGGAGTGGAATGATCAAAAACCTCGTGGAAGGGGGTTCTGCTCGGATGAGTGGCTCTTGCTGTGCTATCACCAGACAACGACCTTACTCCATCGTCCGTGCCCAGGAAATCCGACGCCATCGAGAGACTCCTTGGGCAAGGTGTTGCAGGGAAGTAGTGCAACGATGAGGCTATATAAAGAAGTGTACAGGAATGGTCGGATCAGTTTTG GTTGGCTTTCGATGTACCATCTGTTCATCTCTGGGGTGACATACCTCAATTCACTCTGGCAGGGGTATCGAAATGGATGGCGGCTTGTACCATCCTACATTGATGCCTTGCTGGACATGCAAGTCTGTACGAGCGTGATGGAGGGTTTAGCTG CCCTGACTCCAGGCACGGTATCCATACGCAATACATGGGAAGCGGTATCAGAACGAATGATTCGGCAACTCTCGTCCCATGCGCCGTGGGATCTCTTATCTCGCCCCTCATCGCCAAATGGACCAAATAATCACTCCAGCCATATTGACTCGTCTATACCACTATCAGACTCCAGTGAAACATGGCAGGCAGCTCGAGGGGAGGGGGCTAACTCGGCAATGAGCATGCCAAATGATAACAGCGGTGGAAGTGGTACATTGGGCGGAGGCGGAAATGCGATGAATGGgttgatggggatggaaaATCCATTCGATCCATTTTTGCTGCATCCTCTGGGGGAACTGTCGAATGATGACTGGGCGAGGGCAGTCGCTTCGGTCTTTGGTCCTATGGATTCGACTGCAGAGCTGCCCTTCAACTAA
- a CDS encoding aldolase, putative, translating to MSTITNGITVHVPRHRLRNGLEAGKPMIGCFSSLPSAWTARIVASCGWDYVIIDCEHGNHDDSDMHDTVNVIASENVSPIVRLRAGEYGLIKRALDCGAHGIMVPMVNTPEDARNIVKWSKFPPMGVRGQGSSFSAMASGLTTHQYVSLANKTILTIVQIETPEAVSNAEKIASIEGVDALFIGPNDLALSLLGYVPARWDEPEFLDALEKVRLAAKKYGKYVGILARNGAHAKELSEKWKLVGLGSDVRALQTAMKATVAASRSEA from the exons ATGTCAACCATTACCAACGGCATTACCGTCCATGTTCCGAGACATCGGCTTCGCAATGGTCTAGAAGCCGGAAAGCCTATGATTGGATGTTTCTCCTCGTTGCCCTCAGCATGGACTGCGAGAATTGTGGCATCATGCGGATGGGAC TATGTGATCATCGATTGCGAACATGGGAATCATGACGATAGCGATATGCACGATACGGTGAACGTGATTGCTTCTGAGAATGTTTCCCCCATTGTCCGTTTGAGAGCAGGAGAATATGGCCTGATCAAAAGGGCATTAGATTGTGGTGCACA TGGAATTATGGTTCCAATGGTAAATACACCCGAAGATGCTCGAAACATTGTCAAATGGTCGAAATTCCCACCGATGGGCGTACGAGGACAAGGATCATCTTTCTCTGCCATGGCATCTGGGCTTACCACACACCAATACGTTTCACTGGCCAATAAGACTATCCTCACCATTGTCCAAATCGAGACGCCTGAAGCGGTCTCCAACGCCGAGAAGATCGCGTCAATTGAGGGTGTCGATGCACTCTTCATTGGTCCCAATGATCTTGCGCTTTCATTGCTCGGATATGTACCTGCCAGATGGGATGAACCGGAGTTTTTGGACGCGTTAGAGAAAGTAAGGTTGGCGGCGAAAAAGTATGGCAAGTATGTGGGCATACTGGCGCGGAATGGAGCGCACGCAAAGGAGTTGAGCGAGAAGTGGAAGTTGGTCGGTTTGGGGTCCGATGTGAGAGCGCTACAGACAGCCATGAAGGCTACCGTGGCGGCGTCGAGAAGCGAAGCGTAG
- a CDS encoding 60s ribosomal protein l9, putative produces MKDISSIESLVVPEGVTVAIKARTVTVEGPRGKLTKNVGHIQMDIQLVKTPKDSKVVFTVWHGARKHVACLRTVKSLVENMIIGVTKGFLYKMRLVYAHFPINALPSDDGSALQIRNFLGEKFVRDCPMLEGVKVSLSDVKDEIIIQGNDIEKVSQSAASITDKCRVKDKDIRKFLDGVYISERTVVVKDE; encoded by the exons ATGAAGgacatctcttccatcgaGTCTTTGGTCGTTCCCGAGGGTGTCACCGTTGCCATCAAGGCCCGAACTGTCACCGTTGAGGGTCCTAGGGGAAAGTTGACCAAGAACGTTGGTCACATCCAGATGGACATCCAGCTC GTTAAGACTCCCAAGGACTCCAAGGTTGTCTTCACTGTTTGGCACGGTGCCCGAAAGCACGTCGCTTGTCTCCGAACTGTCAAGTCTTTGGTCGAGAACATGATCATCGGTGTCACCAAG GGCTTCCTCTACAAGATGCGACTTGTCTACGCGCATTTCCCCATCAACGCCCTTCCCAGCGACGATGGCTCCGCCCTCCAGATCCGAAACTTCT TGGGTGAGAAATTCGTCCGAGACTGCCCCATGCTCGAGGGCGTCAAGGTCTCTCTCTCCGACGTCAAGGATGAGATCATCATTCAGGGCAACGACATTGAGAAGGTTTCCCAATCCGCCGCTTCCATCACTGACAAGTGCCGAGTGAAGGACAAGGATATCCGAAAGTTCTTGGACG GTGTCTACATTTCTGAGCGTACGGTCGTTGTTAAGGACGAGTAG